CCGAAATAATCGCCGAACAGCGAGAAATGAATATGGTTCGGGCGCCACGCGTTGGTATGGTTGCCCCACGGATAGGCGCCCGGCTTGATGGTCAGGAAGCGGTAGCGGCCCTGGTCGTCGGTCAGGCAGCGCCCGGCACCGAGGAAGTTCGGGTCGAGCGGCGCGTCGTGGCGGTCGGCCTTGTGGACGTAGCGCCCCGCGGCATTCGCCTGCCACACCTCCACCAGCGTGTTGCGCACCGGCTTGCCGCCTTCGTCGAGCACGCGGCCGGTCACGATGATGCGCTCGCCGAGCGGCTCGCCGTTCTTCATCGCGTTGCGGGTCAGGTCGTGGTCGAGCGCGCCCAGGTCGTCGCTGCCGTACACCGGCACGCGCTGGTCGCGCAGCCGCTCCCTGAGCGGCACGAGCGGCTGGGTGGGGCCGCGCTTGACCGACGAGCGGTAGTCGGGATGAACATAGGCCGGATGCGAGGGCCAGTCGCGCGGGCTGAGGATGGAATCGTCCATCGCGGTGTCTCCTGTTTCGTATTGGAGGAAATGGCAAGACTTTAGCCAAACCGGAAAGTTATGCAAAATGACGTTTCTTCCCATCTCGTATAACCGTTCGTTATGTCCAACCGAATCGCCGACGGCCGCGTCAAGTTCCGGCACCTGCAGTGTTTCCTCGCGGTGGCGCAGCTGGGCGGCGTGCAGAAGGCGGCCGAGAGCCTGTCGATCACGCAGCCGGCGGTGTCGAAGACGATCGCGGAACTCGAATCGATCCTCGGCGTGAAGCTGTTCGAGCGCGGCCGGCAGGGCGCGCAGCCCACCCGCGAGGCGCGCCTGTTCCTGCCGCATGCCAGCGCGAGCGTGCTGGCGCTGCGGCAGGGCGTGGGGCTGCTGGCGGGCGAGAGCAGCGGCGCGGCGGCCACGCTGGAACTCGGCATGCTGCCCACGGTGGCGGCCTCGCTCGCGCCGGCGGTGCTCCGGGCGCTCACGGCGCGGCTGCCGCGCGTGATCGTGCGGATCGCGACCGACGCGAACGCGCGGCTGCTGGAACGGCTCAAGTCGGGCGAGATCGAATGCGCGATCGGCCGGCTCTCGGAGCCGGAGCGCATGGTGGGGCTGTCGTTCGAGCAGCTCTACAACGAGCCGCTGGTCGCGCTGGTGCGCGCGGGCCATCCGCTCGCGGCGCTCGCCGCGCCGGCGGGCGAGCTGGGCCGCTTTCCGGTGGTGCTGCCGCCCTACGGCACGCTGATCCGCCAGTCGGCCGAGCAACTGCTGGCGGCCTGCGGGGCGCCGCCGCTCGATTCGTTCGTGGAGGTGCTGTCGGTATCGGTCGGCCGCGCGCTGGCACTGGAGAACGACGCGGTGTGGTTCGTGCCGCGCTACGCGGCCGAGTACGATCTGGCCGCGCGCACGCTGGTGCGGCTCGCGCTGCCGGTGGAGGGCGCCGACGAACTGGTGGGGCTGCTGCTGCGCACCGACACGCGGCCGTCGCCGGCCGCGCAGGCCCTGATCGACGCGGTGCGCAACGTCGCGCGCGATCGTTTCGCGAGTTTCGCGGCACGCCGCCCGGCGGCGCGTAAACGGCGTGGTTCCGCCGCGCCGCATCGGTGATAATGGCCGCTCGGCACACTTCACGGAACCGGCTCGCAGCACGGTCCGCATGACAACGATGAACGAGAGCACTGCCGGACGGCGCGGGTGGAGAGACCCGCCGCCCCGGATGCCGCTGGGTTACCTCGTGATCGCCGCCGGCGTGGCGATCGCGCTGGTGATGATGACGATCTGCGCGGCGATCCTGCGGGACAGCCGCGTGGATGCGTTCGAGCGCGCGCAGGACAGCGCGCGCAACACGCTGCTGATGATCGAGCGCGACGTGGCGCGCAGCCTGCACATCGACGATCTCGCGCTGCAGGGCGTGATCGCGGGCCTGCGTGATCCATCGCTGGATGGCTTGCCGGCGGCGCTGCGGCGCCGCTTGCTGTTCGACCGCGCGGCGGTGGCCAACGACATCGGCGGGATCTACGTGCTCGACGCCGAGGGCCGCCTGGTCCTGTCCTCCACCGACCTCGACACCGGCGACGAGCGCTTCGACGACCGCGATTTCTTCGCGGCGCAGCGCGACGATCCCGACACCGGCCTGTTCGTCAGCAGCCCGTACACGTCGGTGCTGACCGGCGACGATCCGAGCATCGCGCTGTCGCGGCGGCTCAACGGCCCGGACGGGCGGTTCGCCGGGGTGGTGGTGCTGGCGGTGCGGCTCCACTATTTCCGCCGGCTGTTCGCGGGGCTCACGCTCGGCCCGCACGGCTCGATCGCGCTGATCCACGCCAACGGGCGGCTGATCATGCGCGCGCCGAGCGACGCGACGCTGATCGGGCGCGACCTGCGCGGCACCGGCCCCTACACGCGCATGCTGGCGGGCGGCAGCGGCTCGTTCGTCGACGTCGCCTCGATCGACGGCGTGCGCCGCAGCTACCTGTTCCAGCGCCTGCCGCGGCTGCCCGTGATCGTCCAGGTCGCGGTGGCCGAGCAGGACGTCTACGCCGAGTGGCGCCGGCGCGCATGGCGCTTCGGGATTCTCACCGGCGCGTTCGGCATCGCGTTCGTGGTGCTGAGCGCCTGCCTCGCGCATTCGCTGTGGCGCCAGTCGGAGGCCGAGGCCGCGCTTGCGCGGCTGGCCGGCACCGACAGCCTGACCGGCCTGCCGAACCGCCGCTCGCTGGACGCCTCGCTCGAACGCGAATGGCGCCGCGCGGTGCGGTCGCGGCGGCCGCTCGCGATCCTGTTCGTCGATATCGACCACTTCAAGCGCTACAACGACGAATACGGCCACACGGTGGGCGACGAGGTGCTGGCCTGCGTGTCGGCCAGCATCGCGCGGCAGGCGCTGCGCTCGCACGACGTGGTGGCGCGCTACGGCGGCGAGGAATTCGTGGTGGTGCTGCCCGATACCGACAGCGCCGGCGCGCGCGCCATCGGCGAGCGGATTCGCGACGCGGTGCGCGAGCTGGCGATCGCCCATGCCGGCTCGGAGTCGGGCTACGTGACGGTCAGCGTGGGGGTCGCGACCTGGCGGCCCGAGGCCGGCTTCGCCGCGGACGTGGCGGTGGTGGTGGACGCGGCCGACCAGGCGCTCTATCGCGCGAAGGAGGGCGGGCGCGACCGCGTGTTCGAGGCCGAACTGGCCTGAGCGCGGCGCACCGGTTCGCGGCCGGAAGGCCCGCCGCCGCGCAGCCCAACGTGCTTTAGCCCTCGTCGCCGGCCACCAACAGCGAGCCGTCCTGCCCAGGTTCCGCCCGCCGCGCAGCGTGACGAACTGCGGGCGCGGGAAGGTCGGCGCGATGCCGGCCGGCGAGCCGCCCGAGCTGCATCCTGTAGCTCCTGATCGCGCTTGATCGCCGCCACGTCGAGCGAGGGCGGCGCGCCGGCGGGCGTCCTGGCCAGCGCGGGCGGGATCGTGAGGGCCATCACGATGAACGTATGGGGCGGCGCAGCGCGAGATCGACGATCCGGACGGAGGCGGGCGGCGCGGGAGGCGGGGCCAGGCGGCGCTGCACGGGGCAGGGTTTGCGAGCAGGAGCAGGGGTCTGTCGTTTCGATGACGAACGCCTCACAATGCCGGCGGGAGCCTGTCGCAATTCGGGCGGCCTCGCCATCGCGAACAACGAGCGGGCGCGGCCTGCGCGAGCGGCCCGCGCCCGACGCCAACGAGCAACACGGAGACACGACATGACGCAGCTGTTCGAGACCGGGCTGGGCCGGCGCGAGGCGAACCACGTAGCGCTCACGCCGATCGACTTCATCGCGCGCGCGGCCGAGGTGTACGGCAGCCGGCTCGCGGTGGTGCATGGCGCGCAGCGCTACACCTGGAGCGAGGCCTACGAGCGCGCGCGGCGGCTGGCCGGGGCGCTCGCGCAGGCCGGCATCGGCCGCGGCGACACGGTGGCGGTCGTGCTGCCCAACATCCCGCCGATGATCGACGCGCACTTCGGCGTGCCGATGGCAGGCGCCGTGCTCAACGCCATCAACACGCGGCTCGATGCGGCCTCGATCCTGTTCATGCTGCGCCATGGCGAGGCCAAGCTGCTGATCGTCGATACCGAGTACGCCGAACTCGCGCGCCGCGTGGCGCAGGCGCTGCCCGGGCTGCGCATCGTCTGCGTGGCCGACGCGCTGCCGGCCGACCCCGCCAGCTTCGGCGGCGCGACCGACTACGAGGCGTTCCTCGCCAGCGGCGACCCCGCCTACGCCTGGGCGCCGCCCGCCGACGAGTGGGACGCGATCGCGCTCAACTACACCTCGGGCACCACCGGCGAGCCGAAGGGCGTGGTCTACCACCATCGCGGCGCCTATCTCGCGGCGCTCTCCAACCTGCTCGAATGGGACATGCCCAAGCATGCCGTCTACCTCTGGACGCTGCCGATGTTCCATTGCAACGGCTGGTGCTTCCCGTGGGCGGTGGCGGCGCGCGCGGGCGTGAACGTCTGCCTGCGCA
The window above is part of the Burkholderia glumae LMG 2196 = ATCC 33617 genome. Proteins encoded here:
- a CDS encoding GGDEF domain-containing protein, with amino-acid sequence MPLGYLVIAAGVAIALVMMTICAAILRDSRVDAFERAQDSARNTLLMIERDVARSLHIDDLALQGVIAGLRDPSLDGLPAALRRRLLFDRAAVANDIGGIYVLDAEGRLVLSSTDLDTGDERFDDRDFFAAQRDDPDTGLFVSSPYTSVLTGDDPSIALSRRLNGPDGRFAGVVVLAVRLHYFRRLFAGLTLGPHGSIALIHANGRLIMRAPSDATLIGRDLRGTGPYTRMLAGGSGSFVDVASIDGVRRSYLFQRLPRLPVIVQVAVAEQDVYAEWRRRAWRFGILTGAFGIAFVVLSACLAHSLWRQSEAEAALARLAGTDSLTGLPNRRSLDASLEREWRRAVRSRRPLAILFVDIDHFKRYNDEYGHTVGDEVLACVSASIARQALRSHDVVARYGGEEFVVVLPDTDSAGARAIGERIRDAVRELAIAHAGSESGYVTVSVGVATWRPEAGFAADVAVVVDAADQALYRAKEGGRDRVFEAELA
- the pcaH gene encoding protocatechuate 3,4-dioxygenase subunit beta; its protein translation is MDDSILSPRDWPSHPAYVHPDYRSSVKRGPTQPLVPLRERLRDQRVPVYGSDDLGALDHDLTRNAMKNGEPLGERIIVTGRVLDEGGKPVRNTLVEVWQANAAGRYVHKADRHDAPLDPNFLGAGRCLTDDQGRYRFLTIKPGAYPWGNHTNAWRPNHIHFSLFGDYFGSRLVTQMYFPGDPLLQYDPIFQGTPEAARERLVSRFSLEVTEESYALGYEFDIVLRGRDATPMER
- the pcaQ gene encoding pca operon transcription factor PcaQ gives rise to the protein MSNRIADGRVKFRHLQCFLAVAQLGGVQKAAESLSITQPAVSKTIAELESILGVKLFERGRQGAQPTREARLFLPHASASVLALRQGVGLLAGESSGAAATLELGMLPTVAASLAPAVLRALTARLPRVIVRIATDANARLLERLKSGEIECAIGRLSEPERMVGLSFEQLYNEPLVALVRAGHPLAALAAPAGELGRFPVVLPPYGTLIRQSAEQLLAACGAPPLDSFVEVLSVSVGRALALENDAVWFVPRYAAEYDLAARTLVRLALPVEGADELVGLLLRTDTRPSPAAQALIDAVRNVARDRFASFAARRPAARKRRGSAAPHR